One region of Candidatus Uhrbacteria bacterium CG10_big_fil_rev_8_21_14_0_10_50_16 genomic DNA includes:
- the rpsU gene encoding 30S ribosomal protein S21, giving the protein MFEVKRKQGESFDGMYRRFQRRIQKGGLVKEVRRRRYDDPTPNFTGRKFKKVRGIKIALKRGWLIKTGKATEEDFRPKRRRR; this is encoded by the coding sequence ATGTTTGAAGTCAAACGAAAACAAGGAGAAAGCTTTGATGGGATGTACCGACGTTTCCAGCGTCGCATCCAAAAAGGCGGACTCGTTAAAGAAGTGCGCCGACGTCGGTATGATGACCCGACGCCGAACTTTACTGGACGTAAGTTCAAAAAAGTTCGTGGAATCAAAATCGCTCTTAAGCGTGGATGGTTGATTAAAACCGGAAAGGCAACAGAGGAAGATTTTCGTCCAAAGCGTCGTCGTCGATAA
- a CDS encoding cell filamentation protein Fic, protein MDNTELNNEIIIYTGDGGQPIIQVRIEGETVWLSQTQLAELFDTTKQNVSLHIQNIYEEGELTKEATVKEYLIVQKEGNREVSRRIEHYSLDLIISLGYRVRSKIATHFRQWATARLREYIVKGFTMDDERLKGNGGGQYWKELLDRIRDIRSSEKMLYRQVLDLYATSIDYDPKSTESIIFFKVVQNKLHYATNQHTAAETIHERADAEKDFMGLTTFAGAMPVLSEVGTAKNYLTEDELFRLNRLVSAFFDLAEIKAQEHTAMHMADWVAELDKFAENFGKGVLTDAGSVSHEQAKKKVAVEYRKYQAKTLSPVEEAYLESVKALGKEVEKRVKK, encoded by the coding sequence ATGGATAATACGGAATTGAATAACGAAATCATTATTTATACTGGCGACGGTGGTCAGCCGATTATTCAGGTACGAATTGAAGGGGAGACCGTGTGGCTTAGTCAAACGCAATTGGCAGAATTATTCGACACGACGAAACAAAACGTCAGCCTTCATATTCAGAATATTTACGAAGAAGGCGAGTTAACAAAAGAAGCAACTGTCAAGGAATACTTGATTGTTCAAAAAGAGGGGAATAGGGAGGTTTCACGACGGATTGAACATTATAGTCTCGATCTTATTATTTCTCTTGGCTATCGCGTTAGATCGAAGATTGCTACACATTTTCGCCAATGGGCCACGGCACGACTTCGTGAGTATATCGTGAAAGGCTTTACAATGGACGATGAACGGTTAAAAGGAAATGGCGGCGGACAGTATTGGAAAGAACTTCTTGATCGCATTCGCGATATTCGTTCCAGCGAAAAGATGCTTTATCGTCAAGTGCTTGATTTGTATGCGACGAGTATTGATTATGATCCGAAAAGTACTGAGTCAATAATATTTTTTAAAGTCGTGCAAAACAAATTGCATTACGCGACGAACCAACACACGGCCGCAGAGACCATCCATGAACGCGCGGATGCAGAAAAAGATTTCATGGGACTTACAACGTTTGCAGGAGCAATGCCTGTATTATCAGAAGTTGGGACGGCTAAAAATTATCTGACAGAAGATGAACTTTTCCGTTTAAATCGTCTCGTTTCAGCATTTTTTGATCTTGCAGAAATTAAAGCACAAGAGCATACAGCAATGCACATGGCCGATTGGGTTGCAGAGCTTGATAAATTTGCAGAGAACTTTGGTAAGGGTGTGCTCACCGATGCGGGTTCCGTTAGTCACGAACAAGCGAAAAAGAAAGTAGCAGTAGAATATCGTAAGTATCAGGCGAAGACCCTTTCCCCAGTTGAAGAAGCGTATTTGGAGAGTGTGAAGGCGTTAGGAAAGGAAGTGGAGAAGCGAGTAAAAAAGTAA
- a CDS encoding nucleotide pyrophosphohydrolase — MKTLSDLTTKIVAFRDARDWKQFHNPKDLALSLVLEAAEVMEHFQWKNSEEMEKYVQTNKSDIGDELADVLYWVLLMSHDLDIDILDALEKKILKNEAKYPVDKAKGLHTKYTEL, encoded by the coding sequence ATGAAAACACTGTCAGATTTAACAACAAAGATTGTAGCTTTTAGGGATGCTCGAGATTGGAAACAGTTTCACAACCCAAAAGATTTAGCACTATCTTTAGTGTTGGAGGCCGCAGAGGTTATGGAACATTTTCAATGGAAAAATTCAGAAGAAATGGAGAAATATGTCCAAACGAATAAATCTGATATTGGTGATGAACTAGCGGATGTTTTGTATTGGGTTTTACTAATGAGCCACGATCTCGATATTGATATTTTAGACGCACTTGAAAAGAAAATATTAAAAAATGAAGCAAAGTACCCGGTCGATAAAGCAAAAGGGCTGCACACAAAATACACGGAGCTTTAA